TCATCCTCATCCAGCTCACTGACTTCTTTGCCATCGAGAAAATACTTGCCTGATGTAGGCACATCAAGACAGCCCAGTATATTCATAAGGGTGGATTTGCCCGACCCGGAGGGCCCAACAATCCCTACCATCTCTCCGGCACTAATGGATAAACTGACATTATTCAATGCCTTGACCAGTACTTTTCCCATCTGGTAATGTTTGCTCAATTCCTCCAGCCGGATCATTATCTCATCCCTCCCGGAGGCCCACCAGCACCCGGGAAGCGGGGTTGCTGATTACTATTGTTCTTGCGTACTACCTCTGGCAAGACCACCCGGTCTCCTTCCTTCAGCCCGCTTTTGATTTCAATCATGGTTTCATTATACAGACCTGTTTCCACCGCTTGCAAGCTGCCAGCCTCAGTCCGGACAAACTTCCTGTCGCCCCGTTCGATGATAGCTTCAATTGGCAACATCAGGGCATCCTTTTTATCCTCAACCAGGATTTCCACATTGGCAGTCATCCCTGCTTTTAACCCGGTAGTATCATCCAGGACCAGAGTCACGTCAAAACTTGCCACTTTGTTCTGCACCGTACCCTGAGCGGCAATTTCCGTCACAGTGCCGGCAAATTTCCGCTCTGGATAGGCATCCACAGTGATTTCGGCTTTCTGACCGGTATAGATTTTGCCGATATCCGTTTCATCTACCGGTACTACCACCTGCAAGCTGGGGCTAAGCAGGGTAGCTAGGATTTGCCCGCTTTTCACCTCATCTCCAACCTGCAAGTTACCACTACCATTATTGCTGGCACTGGTTGTGGCAGAGCTGTTATTGCTGCTTCCACTTAAAGTGCTACTAGCCTGACTTAAATAAACAATTCCGTCCCAGGGAGCGTATATTTTCGTTTCCGCCTGTTGCTGTTCCACTTGTGCCAAAGCCAGGCGGGCTTGTTCTACCCGCAATTCCTGACTGGCGATCTGGGAAACCAGTGAGTCATTGCTGAGGCTGACCAAAAGCTGTCCTTTCCGCACATAGCTGTTTTCATCCACTAGCAGTTTAGTTACCGTCTCACCGGTTAAGGCCCTCACGGTAGTGGTATCAGCCCAGGCCAGTGTACCGGCAGACAATCCGGTTTCCGTTCCAGCCGCAGTCTGAACCGTTACCTGGGTTTTCATTCCAGGGGACAGAGAGCCTGGATTGGTAATTTCAACTGTAACATCATAGAGTTTGGCGCCATTGCTATCGGCCCGACCATTACGGTCGACTTCGGTTACGGTTCCTGTTAAAGTAGTAAATAGATCGGTAACTGTAACTTCAGCTTTTTGCCCCACCTTTATCTGGTTAATCTGAGCTTCATTAAAGGATATTTTTGTTTTCAGTTTACTGCGATCTTCAATAGTCAATAACGTCATGCCTTTTTGTATTTCCTGTCCAGTACTTACCTGAACTCCTGTCACATATCCGCTGACCGGAGCTGTGATCTGCAGCTGCCGTTGCTGGGTTTTCAGGTTGGCCAGTTCCAGCTCCGCCTGTTTTAGTTCCAGGCGGCTGCGGGCCAGGTCATACGCCAGACTATCGGCAGTGATGGTGAACAAAAGGTCCCCTGCTTTTACCTGCTGACCATTCTGGAAATTGATACTGCTGATTTTCCCGCTGACCGCCGTGGTAATACTCTTACTGGCTGCCGGTTGAATGGTGCCATTACCGCTGATGGTAACTTGTAACTCGCCTTTCCGGACAGCGATGCTTGCCTGCTGGCTGGTGGCAGCTGTTTTGTTGCGGCCCAGCCAGCCCCAGGCCGCTCCTGCCACTACCAGTAGACTGATACCGATGATTAAAGCCAACTTTCCTTTCTTCACTTATCTCTAAACCCCCTCGTTTATTTTTTCATTTCTTTATATTGCAATTTGCATGCCAGGGGTTGTACCTGGTTCGATTAGGCTCTTGTTGGGCTAGTGTATAAAAACAAACAAAATGACTGTCTGAAAACAGACAGTCATTTCTTTTCATTTCTCTTTAATTCTATAAAAGTTAAACAGTATAATATTTCTTTAACCGTTAATAAATAATCATATCAGCCTGAGCTAATCTAATGCGATAACCAGCCACAGGCTTAAATCAGCTTAATCAGGGCAATACTAAGTTTGTATATGTACCTGCAAAGTTGTATTCTTTTCCTGTAGTTCTTTAGTTTACAAAATTCGGAGGGGGATATATGTACCGTATTTTGAAAAAACTGCTGGTCGGTGACCCTATGCCTACTAGCCGACTCAGTCATGAAACCATGCCTAAAAGAAAAGCTCTGGCCGTATACGCCTCTGATGCTCTATCCTCTGTAGCCTATGCCACCGAAGAAATCACCCTGGTGCTGGCATTATTCGGCGCTCAGGCCATGGGTTATTTGACACCAATTTCCCTGGCCATTATCTTTTTACTTCTGATCGTCGTTTTATCTTACCGCCACGTAATCAGAGTTTACACCAGTGGCGGCGGTTCCTATGTGGTAGCTAAGGAAAACCTGGGTACAATCTATGGATTAATTGCCGGTGCCTCCCTATTAATTGACTATCTGCTCACTGTTTCCGTTAGCATCTCTTCAGGTACTGCAGCAATTACCTCTGCCTTCCCCAGATTATTGCCGTATACTGTCCATATTGCTATATTCTTTATATTTCTTCTTACTGTTATTAATCTAAGGGGTATTAGTGAAGCTTCAACTATTCTTGCCTACCCACCTTATTTATTTCTTTTCAGTATGGCTTTTATGATCCTCGCTGGACTGTGGCGCTACTACACCTATGGTGCCCCACCTGTAATGCCAGCAGCTCAGCTGCAACCAGTTTATGCTAATTTCGGGCTACTGGCGATTTTGCGCGCCTTTTCCGGTGGTTGTACAGCCCTAACCGGGGTAGAGGCAGTTAGTAATGGTGTGCCTACCTTTAAAGAACCCAAAGCCAGAAATGCTATTATTGTTTTGTTCGCATTAGGCGGTATTGCCATTTTTCTTTTCGGTGGCACCAGCCTGTTAGCGGAGTTATTTGGGGTAGTACCTGTAAAAGGCGAGACCCTGGTTTCCCAAATCGCCGAAATTGCTTTCGGAGGGCGTAACTGGGCTTACTATCTCTTACAGGCCAGCACTGCTTTAATACTAATTCTGGCTGCAAACACAAGTTATAATGGCGCGCCTTTGTTAGCCTCCCGG
Above is a window of Carboxydocella sporoproducens DSM 16521 DNA encoding:
- a CDS encoding APC family permease, with translation MYRILKKLLVGDPMPTSRLSHETMPKRKALAVYASDALSSVAYATEEITLVLALFGAQAMGYLTPISLAIIFLLLIVVLSYRHVIRVYTSGGGSYVVAKENLGTIYGLIAGASLLIDYLLTVSVSISSGTAAITSAFPRLLPYTVHIAIFFIFLLTVINLRGISEASTILAYPPYLFLFSMAFMILAGLWRYYTYGAPPVMPAAQLQPVYANFGLLAILRAFSGGCTALTGVEAVSNGVPTFKEPKARNAIIVLFALGGIAIFLFGGTSLLAELFGVVPVKGETLVSQIAEIAFGGRNWAYYLLQASTALILILAANTSYNGAPLLASRLAADGFLPHFLTIRGDRLVYSNGIILLGAAAAFLVLIFHGDTHLLIPLYAIGVFLSFTLSQIGMVKHWLKNRDRGWQFNLLINAIGAIITGIVTIVIATTKFTAGAWIVIILIPLLVYLFIAIKRHYADVAEDLSTACNVEIRHFRKNTVIIPVSTFTKAVINTVQYARSISQHIIAVTVNTNEHNLEKLQQKWQCFESDIPLVILDSPYRSITQPLVEYLEKLEQEAGPDEIITVLLPEFIPRKWWHFFLHNQTGLILKASLTLKKDVVIGSVPFHLSK
- a CDS encoding efflux RND transporter periplasmic adaptor subunit, which gives rise to MKKGKLALIIGISLLVVAGAAWGWLGRNKTAATSQQASIAVRKGELQVTISGNGTIQPAASKSITTAVSGKISSINFQNGQQVKAGDLLFTITADSLAYDLARSRLELKQAELELANLKTQQRQLQITAPVSGYVTGVQVSTGQEIQKGMTLLTIEDRSKLKTKISFNEAQINQIKVGQKAEVTVTDLFTTLTGTVTEVDRNGRADSNGAKLYDVTVEITNPGSLSPGMKTQVTVQTAAGTETGLSAGTLAWADTTTVRALTGETVTKLLVDENSYVRKGQLLVSLSNDSLVSQIASQELRVEQARLALAQVEQQQAETKIYAPWDGIVYLSQASSTLSGSSNNSSATTSASNNGSGNLQVGDEVKSGQILATLLSPSLQVVVPVDETDIGKIYTGQKAEITVDAYPERKFAGTVTEIAAQGTVQNKVASFDVTLVLDDTTGLKAGMTANVEILVEDKKDALMLPIEAIIERGDRKFVRTEAGSLQAVETGLYNETMIEIKSGLKEGDRVVLPEVVRKNNSNQQPRFPGAGGPPGGMR